The sequence ttaaaactgtTTAAATTACAGTGTATCCTGTATCTTTTTCACTAGAGAAAAAGCACAAAGTAAACTAAAGAGCAACTTCAATTAGTTGGGAAAagcacttatacagggtgtaaaaaaacctatcacgaagactgaaactacgccttctgtacacccaaccaagtaatattacaaaatattattggtgggaaatattttttatttttatgattaaaaaaaatacaatattccgcagcccgcaatgtacagcgcgccacgcaacgcaatgaccgtgcctatgtgtgtgtgagtgtattggagcgtacgcgctttcccgccactacctaccgcgaccgcaggagtattttgtacacaaaattaccagattattcacttcctacatttaaaaaacacattcctttagcatttttttaggtttagaactaagtacttaccgactaatCCCCTTCGATGTCGTCTGGAATACGCCGCTccaaccggacaagttgtggctcgaactgacggccttccacgtgcaagcaaacgcgtgccaggtaaatcgtgttttgatgcgcgctccagtattccttcacgtacagaccggtatttaagttcctcaaatccgacacaatacacgcctagacgaggcggacggaggcacaatcggctgattgtccaacagacgttgtacagccagaacaataatacgtgcatcagtacggtggtgcgctgtaggatgttcagcccgatacctacagcctgcagggcttcagatgcgtttccacgtgccctcccataacagtaaaccatgtttacgtactcacgagcactgtacgtatggttaggcatctttctaacacacattcactattaccacactgactatcacacgttcacacactaactatccgcacgcgaaaacaatcaaaagtcgcaagcgcattcgacggccgaagaaaccgaactggcCGTACGAGGCGCGAGCGGCCCCTCGAACAAAGGCACTgccccgcgcggcgagactgactgaccaataacagtcaagcaatacgtctatcgaatgtgtcgtcgtgaatcggtagcgctttgttattactcttcattttcaactacaaatttacgtaatttttaacttaacaaaaatgtaatttcatcactttagtacaggcaagtctatcaacgaatgagattttaaaagcggcggcaaaaatactttgattaatctttgttaactaaagatccgtcctagcatacttaataataattaatgctttaagcaagcttccaaaatactcaaatttgaatgaattgtagatgcgcaatcgttattaataaaacaataagaatatcaatacattttgatagttattccgtgtaataaagttacgttcatttaaaataatcacgaacaagacgatgaatctttttatgttgaagaatggaagtaattggtatgaaagaagtgctaaaagatatgaaattttgtttagtttctaaaatcaatcgagtttaaaaataaaatcttatcttttaatctcccatcgaaagtgaaggagcaagagtttgccagtgtgttatttctaggcgttcagattgcagtaataagtaagttaagttttattttattaattactatcgtaaagacgtaaaatttattaagttagagagctagaaataatgaacctgtgtgtaagagcatttgtcatttgtttacagtactttttaatgatacaagtttatcacatctgcttattgcctgtgattaacgattaaaattacgtttatttagaatcgcgtgcataaccattatttatttcaagtaaattatgaagaaaggaagtaatgagtatggaaggaagactgaaaaagagacctttttatttagttgctgaaatcaattaagtttaaagaacacacaatcatcactcctatcgaaagtgaatgccttaatcaacgataggagtaacattgccaggtgtttactctaggcgtttagagcggtgtggtgtaagcaataatttgagttttactttatgaattttattactatcgtaaagacttaagttattgaagtagagagttattaatgtaaagaatgacaggcctcattcaaaagatcattattcatctgtttacggtactttttaatgatacctacttacgcttatcacacttgcgtagctaataagacctgtgatactacattgtgatagaataacggttatgcgtaaaagcacggtttagttaacaacctaggttctgtaagattatttaatttgcggaaagaaacaaattcgtgtaaagggtttttattaattaaaatgtaatttattattttttagaataaaaactaaactggtaaggtgaaattaaggtgtaagtaactaatttaagtactcatttcatttttacaaactaggtagatttggattaagctcagttcagttggtccagtcgtagtcgttgaactcacagtagagttgaatgactcatgggcgagcgcgggttgcggttcggggcgtgggggcagcgcttgagcgtgtgtgcgcgcgctgatgttcatttcttattgtaaagacaaaagccttattgtgacgaaaatactcaaaattttaataaggtttcttagaaaaaaaaattttaaacaacgagttgaaattgataatgtaaaaatcttgaaaaaaatattctgactttgaccttcaatatctcctaaaccacaagtttcccaggtatggtcccaaagaaaaaaatgattcccatgatgtggagaataagtagtcttcggcttcgggataggtttttttacacccgttataTAAGTAAGAGTaacttaaattaacaaaaaaaagatgaaGTTATAATCTAAATAGATAAGTTTAATTACATACTACCTATGCTCTAAACTTAAATAACTATCACAAAAATACttaaacttaaattaataataaaatatctaaataaaaacattatcgagcgttaaattataatttttgtcGCCGCTTACAGACTCTGGAcacttaaattaattatttaacttaattctaattaaaattaaatgacaaaAGACATTGTCTTTTTAATTGGATATTTGACACCATTTCTAAAGAACAAAATTCAGAGGTGGatttgtgtaaagcaatcgtaatcatttgacagtccATAACGTACGaaaaagtcagttaaacaaagcgtttgaccgAATAATAattgtacgttatgaactgtcaaatgaaacaatcgttatcatttgacagttcacaCAACAATTCCACATCTTAGAAACTAAATTAGCTTACaatcataattatgtaaatcGAAAATTCTAGATGTTTAGAAATTAATAACTTACTCAATTAGTTTCCTTATGCggtcaccagttggcgccactggcgagtgacaggaccttactcaaCAGTGGCGCCAATTGGTGAAAGCAAATGCTATACTCCTGGCGCTTCAGCGGTCGCCAGTTGGCGCCAGTCTTAGCCacaagcaagtgacaggaccatACTCCACAGTGGCGCCAATTGGTGATTGCAAATGCTATACTCCTGGCGCTTCAGCggtcaccagttggcgccagtCTTAGCCacaagcaagtgacaggaccatactccacagtggcgccaactggcgaTTTCAAATGCTAGTCCTAGTGCTTCATCggtcaccagttggcgccactctTAGCCACAAGCAAgttgtttaaataaacaacttgaaaaaatgaacttttcaaataaaaaaatcattgatTGGTGTCAAATACCATGGAATGTACTCATATTTATCACACGAAATAAATCGATTCTACAATCTCAAATTCTAATCTCAATCACAAAATCTTACAAACCAGTACAAAATAGCACTCTTTTATTTTAAGGCacaaacgaaaataattacttattaattaaGGAAACACTACAAAAGTATCAATGGAAGACTTAAATCTATGAGTCTTTTTAATTACGTTTAAAATAGCTTAGAATTTAATACTGATGATTATAggtctaagagtaggcgcacaccgttgatttttcgtcggccgatagtttagtcgggcagttgatcagtatgggcatgtatgggagtgcgcacactacgccgattcgatttggctgattcttcatacaaattaaaatcgggcacaactatcggaaaactaaaaatcaacggtgtgcgcctactctaacactTAACTCAGTGCccgaggtatggaagcggcacgggagggtcattttgtgacggtcaaacgtcagtAAGACTTCAAGATTtgtatcagagtaaatacaaatgtgtaggtcatcttcatagaaacgcaccgagcgcggtgtgtatgtgagcgcgccaatatacgtatgcggcgcgcacgcacacactgacaaaattcggcgcaacacgaacaccccgctaatcacagcaaaattttgtcagtgtgtgcgtgcgcgccgcatacgtgttggcgcgctcacatacaaaccgcgctcggtgcgtttctatgaagatgacctactcatttgtatttactctgtttgTATGCTCTTAATATGTCAAtgccacccctcccgtgccactCCCATTAGTCAGTGACTGACTTAAGCGCCTAGACCTATAATCTATCTAGAGAACcagtttaaaaaatatcttaaccAGTATGGAAAAGCTACAGTATATGCGTACACTAAGAAAAACATACTTATCCTACATAATgtgttacttattttttacgaaAGGTAATTATTTGGTAACTTAATGACATTTCAAAATTTTCAACCCGTTTTGAAAAAGAGGTTAAATTATCTCAACCTCTTTTTGAAAAAGGCGTTGAATTATTTCAACCTCTTTTTGAAAAAGGAGTTGAATTATTTCAACCTCTTTTTGAAAAAGGCGTTGAATTACTTCAACCTCTTTTTGAAAAAGGAGTTGAATCATTTCAACCTCTTTTTGAAAAAGGCGTTGAATTACTTCAAACTCTATTTGAAAAAGGAGTTGAATTATTTCAACCTCTTTTTTGAGTTGATTTGAGCAAGGTGTTCAATTGAGAGCCTTGTTAAAAATTGGGGGACGAATCAAATAAAATTCAACCCATTTTAAAACTGGGGTTGAAACAATCACGGGACTATGAaaactaaaattgttacaatattaGAAAAAAAGCATGAATACTAATACCAAAATacgataataattaatattgacatgactataatattttttggaaaTCACAATAGTCAACTTCACTTAAATTAtcttatatttaaataattgaGCATTTTTAATGCTTATCATTTTCGAACTAGACTTGTTTGTATTTGGCTCATAAAATGGCTTCTAagtaacttaaaataacaaatccAAATATTTTATGGCCTACAGTATCAATTTTCAAtgttaccgattttttaaaaaacattCATTTAGTTAACCCTTTAGGGTTTTAAtggcacaaaaatatttttagaaaaaatcaACAATACTCATTTTTTTGAGTcaactaaaaactaaaaatattttataaaataaaatttagcctaggCATAAGTATCAATTTCTGAGGAAAAATCATTTTGAATAaacgttttttttaaatgatttgacacattttaacataaaagtagGTATCTCTGATACAtcttataacaaaaaaaaatatttcaatttaaaatcaaatctgaaaatttttgaaaaaattaatACCTTTAAAATCACTACAGCTCTTTAATTATACTCTATAAGAGAGCTATTATATAGGGAGAGCAATATTATCACAATAttttacatacagggtgttagcaTATTTCTTAGGGTAAAATTTAACACTTTTTTATATGGCGTATTTATGGCACACTAGTTTcagattttcatttatttattgcagtgtaaaaacttattttttataaagtctAAACACACAGTGGAATTTAATGTCAGTTTGATGATTCTGCATTTTTGGGTTAATGTTATTAGAAAAATGTTTGGCTATGGCCACCACAGGCCCATAACCATGCCAACACCCTGTATTCATTGACGTttccatttttttaattttaccaaAACTTCTAAACACAAActagacaccctgtatattttttaagttaaaaaaaatctcaaaaacctcTTAGACGTCAATTTTAAAGCTGCAATACGTCATCATCACAATCCGTATAGGCGTTGGTTGTCGAACTGACAGCTCTGATGGTGTCATAGTTCTTCTTGTGTTTCTTACCCTCAATATGTTGTGTTGCGACTGGTTTTTTGTTGGCGACATCTGTGTTGCAAATGACGCAGTGGAGAGTGGTGTCGTCAATCTGAAAACAGAtaattatatctataaaagcgaaaggtcactgactgactcactcagtcatctcgaaatctcagaaactacaagtgctaggagtctcaaattttgcatgggggttccttttagaacgtaggtgctcactaagacgggattttgcaaaatttcgacccctaagggggtaaaacgggatccacgcgtggGCTTTACCTATAAACCAATACCTCATACCTATAGTTGGACTTAATTTTTTTGCAAAAGATACGATAAAAAACAAaccctaactgcgtaaaaatgaactaaaaagataaaaacaagacaagtgttcacaaatgaagtcggaggcatcaatgactaaTTCTTTTGTTGGTGATATACAGgatggccaaaacagtgaggtctaaaagaaaaatttagatccCTTACATccaggtgtacctaaatcactcCCATGTATAtgatacgattgtgcttagtttaggagatagagttaattttgtgatattttcaaattttgtgacctagtaggctttaaacatttttatcttttttttgggttgacttttttcagatttctttttttcgacagatttgttattaattgcagatgtttgaaaaaaataatcaccatcctatctttgattcaagatacaaaagttttgctagaaacattaaaattatgctttcaTCAGAACACtatgaaattttcaacttaaaagtttaagtaaaaaaaagaacttccataggtccaaaaccattttaaaaactgcgccgtttcctgaacattcataataatacaaaaaaacatgtacttaatgggccactatttcctgtaatcggtccactaaagtagtaagtcggagattccgttacatgtttttgactttctaagagtgaattaatattgggaatcctctaagtttacattacgtagaacagatttagagcagtaattggacagaacatgtttttattctcaacgaggaagctcttgcccttcatcacacctggtggaaactgatgattaggttgaaggtggaagggaacttcaactactaaggaactatggctttctacctccaaattccggaacacattgttattttaagtaagttttaatgaacataaaccaaatatccctcctcCTTCTActcactgtagtaggtatttcaagggtaatagtaaaatgtaacaactgcctctgtcttcaagtggtaagaggtaagcttcagaggtcccgggtttgattcccagtggaggtgaaattttctgctcggtttggttggtggtagggtttgatctaagtctgcctggctagcaactCTATTTTCTAAGTCTGTcacgataaaaataatgttaatagcattactgtattccggcatttggaggtaggaagccatagttccttagtagttgaagttcccttccaccttcagcctaatcatcagtttccaccaggtgtgttgaagggcaagagcttcctcgttgagaataaaaacatgttctgtccagttactgctctaaatctgttctacgtaatgtaaacttagaggattcccaatattaattcactctaagaaagtcaaaaacatgtaacagaatctccgacttaccactttagtggaccgattacaggaaatagtggcccattaagtacatgtttttttgtattattatgaatgttcaggaaacggcacagtttttaaaatggttttggacctatggaagttcttttttttacttaaacttttaagttgaaaatttgatagtattctgataaaagcataaatttaatgtttctagcaaaacttttgtatcttgaatcaaagataggaaggtgattatttttttcaaacatctgcaattaataaaaaatctgtcgaaaaaaagaaatatgaaaaaagtcaacccaaaaaaaagataaaaatgtttaaagcctactaggtcataaaattttaaaatatcacaaaattaactctaactcctaaactaagcacaatcgtattacatacatgggggtgatttaggtacaccttgatgtaaggaatctaaatttttcttttagacctcactgttttggccaccctgtataattattatagaaTTATGTAATTATAGTATAGGTAAAGGCAACAGATTGAATTAATCcttcagttaacttatcaagaAATACTTTTTCAAATTGACAAgggataaagcgcgccaaagctcAAAATAGGAGGCAGGTGACGTCAAGGCGTGGgtaagtgtagcactttgtgacatcacacggaacttcaacgcatcattactttgtaattattacttgttttattgacaaataaaaatatacgtgtccaatgttttttttataatataattcACGGACTAAGTTTTTTAGGACTAGGCTATTATCACATCAGATATCATTAAAATCAGTCCAGCCTGTCTCAATTTAAAGTTATAAGAGTTGTATAGATGTTATCATAGACAAAACAAACGTAATACAGATTTCGGCAAGTTTACTAATGtctctaaaaaatattttattcctgGCAACACCGAAACTCACCTCTCTCAGCAGATCCGATAAATACTCCCTCTTAAAAACTTTACACGACAGAAAATCTTTATGAACTTGACTGTTGACGTGATTGGCCAAATCTCCTTCAGCAAACTCCATCTGACATAACTGACATTTCAAACCATTTTGTGCAGCGGCAACACCGTTCCAATTGTCAAAGTTTAACTTCAGAACGTCACCGTTAACGAtgataattttcattttcttttctATGGTAGTCTCTTCTTCGAATTTGACTTTGAATAGCACTTTAATCTTTGGTTCTTTTTCATTGAGGTATATAGTTTCTTTCTGTGTGTTGCCAACGTACATTCTCATGCCCGAATTTAGGTCGTTTCTTCTCatttttttcgttattttaTTCTGTAACGCCACGAGTTCCACGTGAGGTTGCCATTTCATGTGGATTTTTAGGCAATCCCTTGTTATTATTACGTTACATACACCGCAGTGGTACTTTAGGAagatctgaaaaaaaaattggaggATTTGAACTTATAGGCATTTTCATTAGTCGATAACTCGTTCGGTATACAGCATACGGGGACTCCCCGCATGCGAGATAACGACCAATGAAAGTTGCAAGTCGATACGCGTTCGGTACAACGCCTGCGGGGATTCCCCGCATGCATTATACCGACCGTGCTATCGACCAATGAAATTCATCATTCAGATTTTCTGACGCGCCATGCCTGTTTCTATTTTTTAGTAAACTTCGCATCCAGATTGAGGGCCCTGTGGCACGCGTTCGAGAAATCTCTCGCACTCCGCATGCGGACCCTATCGACTAGTGAAATTGCGCCATTATgcaactcagtcagtgcctgaggaatGGGAGCGGCAGGGAAGGaacataatgagggctatcgtttttatacttaacagttggcacccctggcgattgacaggaccttactctacagtggcgccatcttgatgagtgcaaatgcgataatcctcctaccactttagcgctcacaagttggcgccactgtcttcgcgactagcaagtgacaggaccttactctacagtggcgccaactggtgagcgctaaaacgatagccctcattatgtttttgttgatgttatacgtcagcgagacttcagatttgtatgctctgtgacgtcataatatgtcaatgccaCCCCTCCCGTggcgctcccatacctcaggcacttacTGAGCCAAGCACCAGACCAATAGTGTCGAAAAATTAACCAGTTGGCGCCATTGGATAGTAAGGTCCTGAAACTTGCTTGTGgcgacagtggcgccaactgaagCTGAAGTGGAAAGCGCTACACCTatctacaggatgttaggtaaatgggtatatgagccgacactagcccatgttaacatatgcatatgcgtagtatggtgaagtcagaaatttgatatcatcattttttttatacaaaataaattatataaaatccgatttgtatgaatattaaaataattaaaatgaagatatcaattttctgacttcaccatgaccataccatttatatgcccatgttaacatgggctagtgtcggctcatatacccatttacctaacaccctgtatactaatattataaagctgaatagtttgtttgtttgtttgtttacttgaacgcgctaatctcaggaactaccggtccgatttgaaaaattcttgttagatagcccatttattgaggaaggctataggttatatacctactttacgctacgagtaataggtgcagagcaaaaatgaaaaatgttgcgaaaacgggttttcacgcgtacgaagttgcgggcatAGCTAGTAAAAAGATATACCAACCTGTCTCAAGAGACCTCCTTCCATAACCAGAAAAGGGCATTTCTTCAAGCTGTCCATATGCGAACGACTATCAACGTGCGTTTTTAAATCATCCTCGCTTACATTTACAGAGCAAATAAAACAGTAAAAATCCTCACAGCCCGTGTAAACTAAACTGTTATAAGATAGCAAACTtattctaaaatatttatttcccaGTTTGACATACACATAATCTTCTATGTCAAATACCGAGTCTACTGATTCATTTAAATCGACATCCGCTGTCATATCAGAGGCTAAAGATTCCAATTCATCTTTTACAGACTCCGTTGTTTCTATTTTCGTTATTTCCGTTTTCACTTTCGTTGCTTCTGTTTTCGCTTGCTTCGTTTCCATTTTGGCTTTCGTTATTTCTGTTTTCACTTCCTTTTCTTTGTCTGACGTTATTTTTTGTTCTGGCTCGTGTTTTTGGGGTTCTTTTGCGGGACCAGCGATCGGTGCGATTGCTGCCTGTTCTAGTTTTGGTGACAATGCTTTTTGAAGTAACCCTATATGCTGTAACTCATTTAGATGCGCGTATATATAACCTGCTGCTACCGGTAAGTTGCATATAGCACAGTGTAGTGCTTCACGGATCTGCAATTTGAAAAATAACGATAGAAACATAAATAGCGATACAGTAAACAGTGACAAAAATTAAACCATAtattatgacgatttgtaagaactatttattagtctaaacaaataaagaaattttgactttgactttgactttgaacccATAATAAAGACAAAACACAGAGAAATGAAACAAAAGGCATAAAAGCGTTTTATAGTTTTACAATCGAAATCAAAAGCAGTGAGAAATAGCGAAAAATCATGGAAATCTCAAaacagattttataaaaactgaaactgatctttattgtttttatttttgtaatatttggaaaaaatactgaaaatccAGTCAAACCCCTAAAGCTAATTTAAACAGCAGGCGTACGCCAAGCGTACAATGCTGTATGTGTTGACAGTGACGCTAACAGACGACGGGTACAACTATAAAACTAACTACCCTCGAAACGAATAGTCTGATGCCGACACCGCGCCAGTAGACCATATCACCAAATTCACCAACattccgatttaaaaaaaaagattaatagtaatttgttattgcacacaaattactaatactcccgttagcccctcataGTAAGCTAAATaatgtcacgagtgagctcaccacaatagtcgaacggcggcggcggggaccgaacccgcgttccccggataacgagtcggccagtccgaccccttcgcCGTatggctatcgtggcttcatcaTGTACCGATAACATTCAAACATAAGCGGaaaaatggtggggcgcgtctgatgaaacgatctatagaacCCGTTGAATTAGAAATATAAAAAGCGTACGTTTATTAGgaaggggccgttcaagtattacgtaagcagatttcttaccattttttacccccccgcccccttgtcatcaaaagtaagcaaagcacttaccccctccccctatgcttacgtaaacatttttagttataaatgttttttatattgtcatttttaaaataggaaaattcatgaaaatattagaTTTAACTGATACACAGAGtattggacaaaaaaatataatcagaaataaagaacataacaaacataattGCATCAATTACCTATGCATCAACataaacacaaatgataactttcaaTGCTTACCTACAATACGTTTAGTAtccaaacaaaacacgcgcgcggGAGGCCGGCCTCGCGTATAATAATATACGGACTACGACTCTCAAATTTCAATGGGCAGTGTCGGCACGAGAGTTAACTATTAGACAAGTGAATAGCGCACGGTAATTTCCCTAATGTGCGGTAATTCCCCTAATCAGTTCTCATATGCCTACGCATATGTATTATTTGCGGGAatccccgaaaaaacgtaaataactaacgatgacgtaatcgtcatctagacccccctaccccccatgtcatccaaaataagcaaaacagagacccccccacccccccttggtgcttacgtaatacttgaacggccccgaCAAACAATATTTGGGTGTTGTGATGTTGACATCAAACATCAATGGTGATCGCTTACCGACTGATCTGCGAGTCCGTTTGTCTCCTCTTctatataaaaacatttatattatttagctatattacatttttaagtAGCCTAATATTTCTTGATAATCAAAACAAAGAAATAAACAGGTATTTAATAAATAGAtcgttaaatattaaaaaaactgtgtttgtaaatttttacaatgttttgtatcacaaattaaaacattttgtcCCTCACAGGAGTCAAACGTGAACCACAGCTGAGTTACTGGATTTTGTGAAAAACAAAGGCAGtcagaattatttaaaaaacatataatgcagttttatttttatcaagttCAAGCCCGAGATTTCCGTTTTTCGCTATTTcttacttaaaaatattaaggTTATTAATTTCATAATTCAGTCTTGTTTATAAGTGCGAGTTATATCTCATATCGAATCATGAAGTACCacttcattaatccccgttatattaggattttatttttaaagtaatggggattaattaactttttagttcattattccccattataagctccaatttggcgttaacggggaatagtgaacaaaaagttcgctaatccccgttgacaatccccgtcaacggggattagcgAACTTTTTGTTCTTGgtaatagtggaataagcctctTTTCGAGGTTGTCAGAAAAGGGGATTATGAgaaaaatatgcgaacatcaggcctccccaacccgtctggccagcgtggggagtgtaggccaaattctccACAAAAAAGGcaattttattagtaaattaaagaaacaaagtaATACTTACAGCtcttattaaattataattaaatggtACTATAAAAGGAGTTCTTGTTAACTGCTGAATGTGTGATACGCTATAAATGTGCTGCACTACGATGTCTGCTGTACATATAAAGTTACATAGCCCACAGTAAAAATCCTGAGGGCGCTTGCAAATCACAT is a genomic window of Ostrinia nubilalis chromosome 28, ilOstNubi1.1, whole genome shotgun sequence containing:
- the LOC135085376 gene encoding uncharacterized protein LOC135085376 isoform X4; the encoded protein is MVFFTLYLSVVIILLVLYFIIELAEEDNRKMADNEHEESNKEPPIYMDMSVLKSKSQPNTPTKPTAYSINNRTFYDEERTSDEYIEFSLHAERLSNLANRELFSADMLDSDTDTQIMYCDSPDLVEEETNGLADQSIREALHCAICNLPVAAGYIYAHLNELQHIGLLQKALSPKLEQAAIAPIAGPAKEPQKHEPEQKITSDKEKEVKTEITKAKMETKQAKTEATKVKTEITKIETTESVKDELESLASDMTADVDLNESVDSVFDIEDYVYVKLGNKYFRISLLSYNSLVYTGCEDFYCFICSVNVSEDDLKTHVDSRSHMDSLKKCPFLVMEGGLLRQIFLKYHCGVCNVIITRDCLKIHMKWQPHVELVALQNKITKKMRRNDLNSGMRMYVGNTQKETIYLNEKEPKIKVLFKVKFEEETTIEKKMKIIIVNGDVLKLNFDNWNGVAAAQNGLKCQLCQMEFAEGDLANHVNSQVHKDFLSCKVFKREYLSDLLREIDDTTLHCVICNTDVANKKPVATQHIEGKKHKKNYDTIRAVSSTTNAYTDCDDDVLQL